A stretch of DNA from Acidimicrobiia bacterium:
TGCGGGGTGGCTCGATGGGGACCTCCTCGGCCGGCCCACCGCAGACTCCGCGGCATCACAGATATCACCGGAGTCGGACAGATTGAAGAGGGAAGCCGACGGAGCTCCGCCGATCCGGGGGGTAGCCGGCGTGTTGGGGCGACCTAGAAGAGCAGCCGCAGGACGGACTCGACGGATTGCTCCAGCTCGTTCTGGATCCGCTGCAGGTCTTCTAGGAACAGCAATCCGATGGCGGCGAGGAGGTTCACCCCTGCGTGAGCCCATATCGCCCTGCTCAGGCTCCTGCAGGAGAGGGCCAGGTAGCCGAGCCCCATCCCGACCGGCAGGAGCGCGATCGATGCGAACCACGAGTTGGGATCGCCGATCACGTGGGAGACGGCGAATGCCGCTGCGGAGAACACGACCGCGGTGTGGCGGCCGAATGAGCGGAGGAGACGGGAGAGCAACATCCCGCGGAACATGATCTCCTCGACGGTGGGCGCCAAGGCAACGACGACGAACAGGGCAACGAGCTTGACACCCGCCCCCTCGATCACCTCGAGCGACTCCGTGATCCCTTGATCGGGAGGATCTGAGATCGGGAGGAGCTCGCGGAGGGCCAGCAGCAGCACACCGGCTCCGATCTGGAGGGCGACGCCGACGACGAGCGCCCATGAGTCGGCCATCCGGATCCTCAGGCCGAGGGCCTCGCCGAGCGGGCGGG
This window harbors:
- a CDS encoding CPBP family intramembrane glutamic endopeptidase, which codes for MSFTDEPVAESGRPAGGYLPGTPWTYADPMWVFLGGLAASFMAAIPLALRYGDSGVPDSAIIGILAPAQFGGMAFVIFVLWRSRDPRPLGEALGLRIRMADSWALVVGVALQIGAGVLLLALRELLPISDPPDQGITESLEVIEGAGVKLVALFVVVALAPTVEEIMFRGMLLSRLLRSFGRHTAVVFSAAAFAVSHVIGDPNSWFASIALLPVGMGLGYLALSCRSLSRAIWAHAGVNLLAAIGLLFLEDLQRIQNELEQSVESVLRLLF